GAGGGGAAAAATTTCCAGAGAAATTTGTAGACTGCTTACTACGATGTGTTGCTTTCAGAAAATGGGCTTTTATATAGTTTTCACTGAGATAATATGAGCCAAAGCTACAAAAACAGTTTAGTTCCAACACATTAAGTCATTaatgaaacacatacacacacaggtgaCTACTGATAAAGAGGGACGTAATAAACTTTAAATGGGAAAATGCGTGGGCCATTAAACTAATGAAAAAGTGGCAATGTGAAAATTAAAGCATGTTGAAAATACGGTGAAGATGTTTGACTGATGCTTATCGTAAAATGAGAAACCTCTGCTCTATGACACTTTCTCCAAAGTAATGACACCTACTGCTCCTCTCACAAAACACCTTAGCCTCAGCTATTGCAACCCTCACACAGTGACACTGAAATTATAGCTTAAAGAAGACCCATTACTATCATATATAGGGTGGATGCTTTCAAATATTAAGATAGttaattcagtttcatttaaattttgtttCTATAATGCCAAATCACAAGAACAGTTGCCtcgaggcactttatattgtaaggtacagatgctacaataatacagagaaaacagaaaaaaaaaacacaaaaatcagaCAATTTCCtgtgagcaagcgctttggcagcagtgggaaggaaaaactcctctttaacaggaagaaacctccagcagaacaagGCTCAGGAAAGGGGCAGCCAACTAGTGCGACCAGTTAggggtgagaggaggaagacaggacaaagaaatgctgtggaagagagccagagattaataataactaatgcagagtggtgtaaaAGCTGAATTGTGTAGGTAATCATGTGGGTCAAAAACTCCGGCTTCAGAGTACTCTGAAAGCTCTGTTTTAGACATTTTTTCTACTCTTTGCTCTGTATGATGTCCGTTTGCAAAAAGCAGCCTATCTGCTGACAGGAATTTCTTATGTATTTTACATATTTGAACCTCGAAGTAATAGCCTTTGTCTGTTAGAAACAATGGTTAAAATGGTGTTCAACTGTAAtctatatttattttgtaatttacatttaaaatgaattatttatttatagtttttaacaaaagacaGTTCTCATGTAAGTCCATAgtgtttctatcagctcaaagttGAAAAATTGACGTCCAACCACGGAGGTAACACGTTGACCTCTTACGTGACAACAACGTAACACTAGAACACGCCCCTTCAGTCGTTGTTTCCGGTTGCTTCACTCggttgcattttttaaatatccagGGGGACTTTTCAGGCAGCTCTAAAGGGAGTAGTTACTCTTTGACTAAATGCACTTCCAAATAATACATACTCGGCGTCTATAACGACTTACTTGAAAAATGTTTAACAATGGTCTCGAAATGTCCCTATTTCATTATCTAATGTTGGTTTAATGCATGTATAAAGCGTCGTTGTGCTTTCTCGCGCCCCCTACTGGTGCCCTTCCGATGGAAACctccaaaacataagaaatgGCCATCCAACAAATTACGCATGCGCAGTAGTCAGCGCTTTAAAACAAGTCTTGAGGAGGGAACGTGAAGACAGTTGCAGGTGGACTTGAATAATAGTCGATGTAAGCTGAAAACGTATAAAAGCGTGTTGGTAAAAAGCAGGTACGTGTGAATTATGAATATCACAATGCGTACGTTACAGCCGGCCCTCTGCGGGCGCGCGGTTTGTCCGTTTAACTAACCGGTTAGCGTTAGCCACCTAGCtagctgttattgttttttcgTGATTCCGCGAGAACCAAAATGGAGGAGATGGCTGATGCCAGTGTCCTACACAGCCACTCCCGAGTCCTTGTTTGAAGCCTCCACACTGAAATGTCGACCCAGGTGCATTATTAATGGGTCAAATTCCCATCAAACGCCCGAGTTTGTTACCAAATCAGCGTGTCTGTGTTTGCACTGCTGTGCTAGTATAGCTTAGCTTCAGTTTTCAAACCCGGcgagcatttttttttgtaaaatgtgCCCCCAAATCATACAGTTTAACCGTGTAGTCATCTTTGATTTGTCCAACCGTTACAAGCCCGTGTATGTTTTTTACCCCAAGCGCAAAGACTGTGTACtctatgaaataaacacacaggaGGAGCCAGACGGATGAATTTGTCCTTTGTTTTTGCAGGACAGTAGCTTCGAGTTCACATGTGAAGTTGCTGCTGGTTGAATCTCAGGATGAAAAGTCGTCGTTGTGTTCGCCATGACTCTGAGGTCCACGCTGTATCCAAACACGCGATTCAGGCAGCACGCTGATGCCGGGGTCGTCACCGTTAGCCCCGTGAGCCTCAAGAGGGAGTCCTGCGACTTTGTTATAGATGTTCAAGACGTGCAGAGGGGCGAGATCCCAATCAAATCAAAGGACTTAGACCAGAATTACATGACAAGCAAGGTTGCCCTCGCTGCCACTGTTGCAGAGGTAGTTCAAGGAGACACTAAACCTGTGGGGGTACTGTCCCCTGTCAGACTAATGGGGGGTGAGGGAACCCCGGTGAAAGGTAAACCCCTCTCTGTTGACAATATGGAAAACCCTCAGATGGCTGTGAACAATAACTCAAAGGATGCCGGTGCTGATGAAAGTGCGAAAGGGGTTGTACCTGGAGTGCTTGGCACCGCATCCATCGAACTCTCATCTGAGGGTAAGTGGAGGAACATCAGGAAGACCCCTGCCAACCCTCACACACAGGCCAACTGCCTCCGTCAGattctcctcctccagctggacCTCAttgaacaacagcaacaacagctcCAGTCCAAGGACAAGGAGATAGATGAGCTCAAAGCAGACAAAGAGACGGTACGTTAAAGTCTTGGCCcgtcttaatgtgttttctgtcgctttttccttctttatccCAGAAATGTTGCTTTTTTCCACACTCATGTCTTCCTTCTTTTGCAGCTGCTTGCACGTATTGAGCGAATGGAGCGCCGCCTTCAGCTCACAAGGAAGGACCCACCCCGTGATAAGCGCCTTTTCCAGCCCTTGGAGCCATGGACCCCTGACAAAGAGGACATGTGGGATCTGGAGCTCGAGAGTCCACAGCCTGACCCAGCCACGCCACTCATCTTCAGTCGGGGTGGCAAAGGTCATAAAAGGTACAATAAACgccagcagaggcagcacaaGTGTTTGTTCCTGTTCCACATAATAAGGTGAAAAAATGTTCTGTATAATTTGGTCTATTCAGACTTTGTCCACGTTATTAAAGGAAAATGAGGTGACATTTTTCTGCATACGAAAGACCAAAAAGATTTTAACCGTCCTCCAAAGGGAAACTGCCATTATTTATTTCCTAAATATCCAGAAATAATGGGGAATTGATACTGTTAGATAAGATGCCGCAGACTTGTTGCCTGCACTGTATGTAGACCACTTGCATTTCCAAAGGCCAATTTCCATTTTATGTCTTTCATTTTTAGGAAATCTTGCTTTGGTGATACAAAAGGGCAAAAATCTCGAGGTAAAAGTGCCAAGTTGAGCCCGCAGAAGCCCGAAATTGAGCCTGGCTCTCCTAATCAGAGAGAGCTACGCAGCAAGGAAACCCCAGAGAAGACTGTTCCCACGAGGGCAGAAAGGGACGGTTTGCTCCTTTGCAAAGAGGAGGCTGAACTGAGCTGCCAGATGGAGGATCTCCCCTTCATGTCAACGACAGAGATGTATCTGTGTTGCTGGAACCAACCTCCTCTGTCCCCCCTGCGTGAGACTTCCCCGAAAAAGGAGGAAGAGGTGGCCAGTGAGTGGACTCCTCATGTAGTACATGATATGCTGATTGTTTGTAAGCCTAACCTATATCCCACCTTCAATCACTTTATCCTTCAAAGTGTCCTGAACAAAATATCTATGAATAAACTCTTCTCCCTGCTTCTGTTCACCTCCTAGTCCCATCTTGGAGGGAAAATATAATAGAGCCGCTGAATGAAGACTCCTCCTTTAATCCCCCTGAGGTGAGAGACGCATCTGAAAAGAAACTTGTACCTCCTAAAATGAACTCACATCAGATCCAAATGAATTTTTAACTCACAATTCACTTCTGTTTCCCCTCAAGCCGCTAGACGACGGCGTGTTTTTGAAACGTCACTCAAAGCTCGAGTTGGatgagaagaggaggaaaaggtACCGGTCGCTGACTTAAACTTggtttaacattttaacaaatgcATTTCTTGAGTGTTGAGCGGTATGGGTGCTGGAGTAAACTGCAACAACCTGTATTGGATAAATTTTATCTAAATTTTGATTATTAAATAGTTTTGATGAGCATTTTCGGAGACTTGGTCTAAACTGAGCCCtggatttaaatattaaagacCAGAGTATGAATAAACATCAAGGTCTGTTCTGCTCTCATTGTTGAAGAATGCCAAAGTATCCCCCACCCCATTTTAATGAATGAAAGCTGAAGGTGTGATATTATCAGCGATGTTGAGCTTTTAATGCTtatataaatcaaattaaataatgTCAATCTGCATACCAaaatagtgatttttttttttttatgtatttatttattttttgccataATTGAGCAGCCCCACTACCACCTGTCTCTCACTCTTTACTTTTCCTGTCATGTAAACGAATCCTGCGTGTTTCTAGATGGGATATCCAGCGAATCAGAGAGCAGCGCATGTTCCAGCGTCTGCAGCAGCGCATGAACAGGAAGAAAGTTGTCCAGGAGACCGAGCCGGAGTTGTCGTCCTTCTATCCCGACACCGAAGATGGTACATCTTCAGTATTAGAGCAGTGTAATTCTTAAATCAAACCAGGAGATTTTCATTCTTAATTTTAATTCTTAATTCTCTTCCAGTTGAAAGTATAGTGATCACTCCCTTCTTGCCTGTGGTTGCATTTGGTCGGCCTCTGCCTAAACTCTCACAACAGTAAgttaaaagttttttgttttgggcttTTCCTTTATTAATATACAAACTGTTAATAATATTGGTGGATTATCTTTAAATATGGCCAAAGCTTCCAATAACAAGCTCAGCATATGTACAAGTGCTCTCTGTGAGGTTAAAGCTCAGGCACTACTTTGCTTCTGTGTCAGTAGGGCCATATATCCTTAATATGGTTGAGTGAGCACAGCAGCCCcactcacctgctgttcaaccTGCCTGTTTGGCTCACATGGTAACAGAAATTTGCCTCTAACTGAACAAACATCATAGCTAAAATCTTTGTGTAGTCTGAGTTTCATTTAAGACAAAACATCAAATGAAGTGAAGGCCATTTTCACAGTCCACCTCTTCCCCTGCTGTATTTcttctgtaatttattgcaggcCTGTATTCATTTAAAGCTGggataaaatgatttaaatggaACCTAATGCagtccatatttttttttttgtccttggaCTATCACAGTAGCTTTGATGATTAACAGTTACATATCCTTATCTTACACGGTGCTTTGGTGCAGCCCATCAGTTTGAAACAAGCTCCCTTTGAGCCAGGAGTTAAACAATTattataaacaaaacaaacaaactttaaataaataaattatattttaataaagCTGCTAAAGGACACCACTCACCCCACTCCAGTGAAAAATGAACAGACACCAGAGGgtttaatattattattcagTGATGGTATGTTGATAAGGCCATTAAGCATCTGTTTTATGTGCAATTCACTCACATATCTCATCTTTTCAACATTTAGTCTCTAATAAATATTGTAGTTTTACCACTATATTGTCTGGCCTTCGTAAACAAAAGGTTTGAAGTTTTGGTATATGCCGATGCTTTTATAAGAACCTGAAGCTGTTTTTAATATCAGCATCTGTCATTGtaactctgtgtgtgtagcatatatatgatataaaatgagaaaaagcagcaggagcatTCCAGTTATTTTCACTCGTCTTTACTCTTGAACTGAGGGTCGACTGTCCGTTGTTTTCTCTCCAGGAACTTTGAGCTGCCTTGGCTGGATGACCGCAGCCGGTGCCGCATTGAGGTTCCCAAGAAACACACGCCTCACCGGACCTGCAGGAAGTGAAGCCcttaaaaaacagcagcagtggtgGGAGAAGAAGATGATTATGATGATGCTCCACacccagattaaaaaaaacaaaacaaaaaaatttgcTGGTGTGGCAGGGAGTCGCATCACTAGTCGCGTTGTTTAACTGTCACTGTTGCTTTTGCTCTCCTGAGTTTTGGTAAAGGATGGACGATATCTGCAGGGCAGGGTGTCCTTGATGTTTTCGGTCTCTTAAAAGAGAGGCTGAGCCCTCCATGCCAGAAGATTACAGCCCTCAAGTCAGCAGCTGTTCATAATTACACATTTACCAAGAGTTACATGCATGTCCTGATACTTTTTTGGTGGATCTGCACCACAGACGTAAAAA
Above is a genomic segment from Maylandia zebra isolate NMK-2024a linkage group LG8, Mzebra_GT3a, whole genome shotgun sequence containing:
- the msl1b gene encoding male-specific lethal 1 homolog isoform X2, whose protein sequence is MTLRSTLYPNTRFRQHADAGVVTVSPVSLKRESCDFVIDVQDVQRGEIPIKSKDLDQNYMTSKVALAATVAEVVQGDTKPVGVLSPVRLMGGEGTPVKGKPLSVDNMENPQMAVNNNSKDAGADESAKGVVPGVLGTASIELSSEGKWRNIRKTPANPHTQANCLRQILLLQLDLIEQQQQQLQSKDKEIDELKADKETLLARIERMERRLQLTRKDPPRDKRLFQPLEPWTPDKEDMWDLELESPQPDPATPLIFSRGGKGHKRKSCFGDTKGQKSRGKSAKLSPQKPEIEPGSPNQRELRSKETPEKTVPTRAERDGLLLCKEEAELSCQMEDLPFMSTTEMYLCCWNQPPLSPLRETSPKKEEEVAIPSWRENIIEPLNEDSSFNPPEPLDDGVFLKRHSKLELDEKRRKRWDIQRIREQRMFQRLQQRMNRKKVVQETEPELSSFYPDTEDVESIVITPFLPVVAFGRPLPKLSQQNFELPWLDDRSRCRIEVPKKHTPHRTCRK
- the msl1b gene encoding male-specific lethal 1 homolog isoform X1, with translation MTLRSTLYPNTRFRQHADAGVVTVSPVSLKRESCDFVIDVQDVQRGEIPIKSKDLDQNYMTSKVALAATVAEVVQGDTKPVGVLSPVRLMGGEGTPVKGKPLSVDNMENPQMAVNNNSKDAGADESAKGVVPGVLGTASIELSSEGKWRNIRKTPANPHTQANCLRQILLLQLDLIEQQQQQLQSKDKEIDELKADKETLLARIERMERRLQLTRKDPPRDKRLFQPLEPWTPDKEDMWDLELESPQPDPATPLIFSRGGKGHKRKSCFGDTKGQKSRGKSAKLSPQKPEIEPGSPNQRELRSKETPEKTVPTRAERDGLLLCKEEAELSCQMEDLPFMSTTEMYLCCWNQPPLSPLRETSPKKEEEVASEWTPHVVHDMLIVFPSWRENIIEPLNEDSSFNPPEPLDDGVFLKRHSKLELDEKRRKRWDIQRIREQRMFQRLQQRMNRKKVVQETEPELSSFYPDTEDVESIVITPFLPVVAFGRPLPKLSQQNFELPWLDDRSRCRIEVPKKHTPHRTCRK